One region of Sebastes fasciatus isolate fSebFas1 chromosome 1, fSebFas1.pri, whole genome shotgun sequence genomic DNA includes:
- the dyrk3 gene encoding dual specificity tyrosine-phosphorylation-regulated kinase 3 isoform X1, which translates to MMIISRKPEGPIATARHGDGLYDSYMRTDHILKDEADTNSPSGLPPMPKHTVVSNKTVMRDQVTVRGGQLKVKYLYEDSTNNRKINAITTATTQNSGTTGQTPSKATPVSSLSKEHSVDSTESSKGSSDSSGPHGVANGGNSGKLCGPLTPDQALRLYRSQLTTLEQTEIHSYPDIYFVGPNAKKRPAVAGGNNNCGYDDEQGGYIHVAHDHLAYRYEFLKIIGKGSFGQVAKVYDHKLQQHLALKMVRNEKRFHRQAQEEIRILEHLRKQDRNGTMNVVHMLENFTFRNHICMTFELLSMNLYELIKRNKFQGFSLPLVRKFAHSILQCMEALSRHRIIHCDLKPENILLKQQGRSGIKVIDFGSSCFEHQRVYTYIQSRFYRAPEVILGSRYGLPIDMWSFGCILAELLTGYPLFPGEDEGDQLACVMELLGMPPQKVLEQAKRAKNFINSKGHPRYCGANTLPTGATVLTGTRSRRGKMRGPPGSKEWSAALKGCEDPTFTDFIKKCLDWDPSSRLTPSQALRHPWLYRRLPKPLPGTDKSHGATVKRLPDHHSTSFPSILAKGGPSLGATAVNNKLRSNMMGDSGEAIPLRTVLPKLVS; encoded by the exons ATGATGATAATAAGCAGAAAACCAGAGGGCCCAATAGCAACAG CACGCCACGGCGATGGTCTGTATGACTCGTACATGAGGACGGACCACATCCTCAAAGACGAAGCGGATACAAACAGTCCATCTGGGCTGCCCCCTATGCCCAAACACAca GTCGTCAGTAACAAGACTGTTATGAGGGATCAGGTAACTGTGCGAGGTGGCCAGCTGAAGGTCAAGTACCTGTATGAAGACTCCACCAATAACCGGAAGATCAACGCCATAACAACAGCAACCACTCAGAACAGCGGGACCACAGGTCAGACGCCTAGTAAAGCCACCCCGGTCTCCAGCCTGTCCAAGGAGCACAGCGTAGACAG CACTGAATCCAGTAAGGGCTCCAGTGACTCCTCCGGTCCTCATGGCGTTGCGAATGGAGGGAACAGCGGGAAGCTGTGCGGCCCGCTCACTCCCGACCAGGCTCTGAGACTGTACCGATCTCAGCTGACCACCCTGGAGCAGACGGAGATCCACTCCTACCCAGACATCTACTTCGTGGGACCCAATGCCAAAAAGAGGCCGGCCGTCGCTGGAggcaacaacaactgtggcTACGATGATGAGCAGGGTGGATACATTCACGTTGCCCATGACCACCTGGCTTACCGCTACGAGTTCCTCaag ATCATCGGTAAAGGTAGCTTCGGCCAGGTGGCTAAGGTGTACGACCACAAACTGCAGCAGCACCTGGCTCTGAAAATGGTGCGCAACGAGAAGCGTTTCCACCGGCAGGCGCAGGAGGAGATCCGCATCCTGGAGCACCTGCGCAAGCAGGATCGCAACGGCACGATGAACGTCGTGCACATGCTCGAAAACTTCACCTTCCGCAACCACATCTGCATGACCTTTGAGCTGCTGAGCATGAACTTGTACGAGCTCATCAAGCGCAACAAGTTCCAGGGCTTCAGCCTGCCGCTGGTCAGGAAGTTTGCACACTCCATTTTGCAGTGCATGGAGGCCCTGAGTCGGCACCGCATCATCCACTGTGACCTGAAGCCAGAGAACATCCTGCTCAAACAGCAGGGACGCAGCGGCATCAAG GTGATTGACTTTGGCTCCAGCTGTTTTGAGCACCAGCGGGTGTACACCTACATCCAGTCTCGTTTCTATCGAGCTCCAGAGGTGATCCTCGGTTCGCGTTATGGCCTTCCAATCGACATGTGGAGCTTCGGCTGCATACTGGCCGAGCTGCTGACCGGCTACCCGCTGTTCCCCGGCGAGGACGAGGGCGACCAGCTGGCCTGTGTCATGGAGCTGCTGGGCATGCCTCCGCAGAAGGTCCTGGAGCAGGCCAAACGGGCAAAGAACTTCATCAACTCCAAGGGTCACCCTCGCTACTGCGGAGCCAACACCCTGCCCACGGGGGCCACCGTGCTCACGGGCACTCGCTCTCGCCGCGGCAAGATGAGAGGTCCCCCCGGCAGCAAGGAGTGGAGTGCCGCTCTCAAGGGCTGCGAGGACCCCACCTTTACTGACTTCATAAAGAAGTGTTTGGACTGGGACCCCTCGTCTCGTCTCACCCCTAGCCAGGCCCTCAGGCACCCTTGGCTGTATCGGCGCCTACCCAAGCCCCTACCTGGGACCGACAAGAGCCACGGTGCCACGGTGAAACGGCTCCCCGATCACCACAGCACCTCCTTCCCCTCTATCCTGGCCAAAGGGGGGCCTAGTTTAGGCGCCACAGCTGTCAACAACAAactgaggagcaacatgatggGAGACTCAGGGGAGGCCATACCTCTTCGCACGGTCCTACCCAAACTTGTctcatag
- the dyrk3 gene encoding dual specificity tyrosine-phosphorylation-regulated kinase 3 isoform X2: MFWSSAQEALRLFSARHGDGLYDSYMRTDHILKDEADTNSPSGLPPMPKHTVVSNKTVMRDQVTVRGGQLKVKYLYEDSTNNRKINAITTATTQNSGTTGQTPSKATPVSSLSKEHSVDSTESSKGSSDSSGPHGVANGGNSGKLCGPLTPDQALRLYRSQLTTLEQTEIHSYPDIYFVGPNAKKRPAVAGGNNNCGYDDEQGGYIHVAHDHLAYRYEFLKIIGKGSFGQVAKVYDHKLQQHLALKMVRNEKRFHRQAQEEIRILEHLRKQDRNGTMNVVHMLENFTFRNHICMTFELLSMNLYELIKRNKFQGFSLPLVRKFAHSILQCMEALSRHRIIHCDLKPENILLKQQGRSGIKVIDFGSSCFEHQRVYTYIQSRFYRAPEVILGSRYGLPIDMWSFGCILAELLTGYPLFPGEDEGDQLACVMELLGMPPQKVLEQAKRAKNFINSKGHPRYCGANTLPTGATVLTGTRSRRGKMRGPPGSKEWSAALKGCEDPTFTDFIKKCLDWDPSSRLTPSQALRHPWLYRRLPKPLPGTDKSHGATVKRLPDHHSTSFPSILAKGGPSLGATAVNNKLRSNMMGDSGEAIPLRTVLPKLVS, encoded by the exons ATGTTTTGGAGTTCAGCCCAGGAAGCTCTGCGTTTGTTTTCAG CACGCCACGGCGATGGTCTGTATGACTCGTACATGAGGACGGACCACATCCTCAAAGACGAAGCGGATACAAACAGTCCATCTGGGCTGCCCCCTATGCCCAAACACAca GTCGTCAGTAACAAGACTGTTATGAGGGATCAGGTAACTGTGCGAGGTGGCCAGCTGAAGGTCAAGTACCTGTATGAAGACTCCACCAATAACCGGAAGATCAACGCCATAACAACAGCAACCACTCAGAACAGCGGGACCACAGGTCAGACGCCTAGTAAAGCCACCCCGGTCTCCAGCCTGTCCAAGGAGCACAGCGTAGACAG CACTGAATCCAGTAAGGGCTCCAGTGACTCCTCCGGTCCTCATGGCGTTGCGAATGGAGGGAACAGCGGGAAGCTGTGCGGCCCGCTCACTCCCGACCAGGCTCTGAGACTGTACCGATCTCAGCTGACCACCCTGGAGCAGACGGAGATCCACTCCTACCCAGACATCTACTTCGTGGGACCCAATGCCAAAAAGAGGCCGGCCGTCGCTGGAggcaacaacaactgtggcTACGATGATGAGCAGGGTGGATACATTCACGTTGCCCATGACCACCTGGCTTACCGCTACGAGTTCCTCaag ATCATCGGTAAAGGTAGCTTCGGCCAGGTGGCTAAGGTGTACGACCACAAACTGCAGCAGCACCTGGCTCTGAAAATGGTGCGCAACGAGAAGCGTTTCCACCGGCAGGCGCAGGAGGAGATCCGCATCCTGGAGCACCTGCGCAAGCAGGATCGCAACGGCACGATGAACGTCGTGCACATGCTCGAAAACTTCACCTTCCGCAACCACATCTGCATGACCTTTGAGCTGCTGAGCATGAACTTGTACGAGCTCATCAAGCGCAACAAGTTCCAGGGCTTCAGCCTGCCGCTGGTCAGGAAGTTTGCACACTCCATTTTGCAGTGCATGGAGGCCCTGAGTCGGCACCGCATCATCCACTGTGACCTGAAGCCAGAGAACATCCTGCTCAAACAGCAGGGACGCAGCGGCATCAAG GTGATTGACTTTGGCTCCAGCTGTTTTGAGCACCAGCGGGTGTACACCTACATCCAGTCTCGTTTCTATCGAGCTCCAGAGGTGATCCTCGGTTCGCGTTATGGCCTTCCAATCGACATGTGGAGCTTCGGCTGCATACTGGCCGAGCTGCTGACCGGCTACCCGCTGTTCCCCGGCGAGGACGAGGGCGACCAGCTGGCCTGTGTCATGGAGCTGCTGGGCATGCCTCCGCAGAAGGTCCTGGAGCAGGCCAAACGGGCAAAGAACTTCATCAACTCCAAGGGTCACCCTCGCTACTGCGGAGCCAACACCCTGCCCACGGGGGCCACCGTGCTCACGGGCACTCGCTCTCGCCGCGGCAAGATGAGAGGTCCCCCCGGCAGCAAGGAGTGGAGTGCCGCTCTCAAGGGCTGCGAGGACCCCACCTTTACTGACTTCATAAAGAAGTGTTTGGACTGGGACCCCTCGTCTCGTCTCACCCCTAGCCAGGCCCTCAGGCACCCTTGGCTGTATCGGCGCCTACCCAAGCCCCTACCTGGGACCGACAAGAGCCACGGTGCCACGGTGAAACGGCTCCCCGATCACCACAGCACCTCCTTCCCCTCTATCCTGGCCAAAGGGGGGCCTAGTTTAGGCGCCACAGCTGTCAACAACAAactgaggagcaacatgatggGAGACTCAGGGGAGGCCATACCTCTTCGCACGGTCCTACCCAAACTTGTctcatag
- the dyrk3 gene encoding dual specificity tyrosine-phosphorylation-regulated kinase 3 isoform X3: MRTDHILKDEADTNSPSGLPPMPKHTVVSNKTVMRDQVTVRGGQLKVKYLYEDSTNNRKINAITTATTQNSGTTGQTPSKATPVSSLSKEHSVDSTESSKGSSDSSGPHGVANGGNSGKLCGPLTPDQALRLYRSQLTTLEQTEIHSYPDIYFVGPNAKKRPAVAGGNNNCGYDDEQGGYIHVAHDHLAYRYEFLKIIGKGSFGQVAKVYDHKLQQHLALKMVRNEKRFHRQAQEEIRILEHLRKQDRNGTMNVVHMLENFTFRNHICMTFELLSMNLYELIKRNKFQGFSLPLVRKFAHSILQCMEALSRHRIIHCDLKPENILLKQQGRSGIKVIDFGSSCFEHQRVYTYIQSRFYRAPEVILGSRYGLPIDMWSFGCILAELLTGYPLFPGEDEGDQLACVMELLGMPPQKVLEQAKRAKNFINSKGHPRYCGANTLPTGATVLTGTRSRRGKMRGPPGSKEWSAALKGCEDPTFTDFIKKCLDWDPSSRLTPSQALRHPWLYRRLPKPLPGTDKSHGATVKRLPDHHSTSFPSILAKGGPSLGATAVNNKLRSNMMGDSGEAIPLRTVLPKLVS; encoded by the exons ATGAGGACGGACCACATCCTCAAAGACGAAGCGGATACAAACAGTCCATCTGGGCTGCCCCCTATGCCCAAACACAca GTCGTCAGTAACAAGACTGTTATGAGGGATCAGGTAACTGTGCGAGGTGGCCAGCTGAAGGTCAAGTACCTGTATGAAGACTCCACCAATAACCGGAAGATCAACGCCATAACAACAGCAACCACTCAGAACAGCGGGACCACAGGTCAGACGCCTAGTAAAGCCACCCCGGTCTCCAGCCTGTCCAAGGAGCACAGCGTAGACAG CACTGAATCCAGTAAGGGCTCCAGTGACTCCTCCGGTCCTCATGGCGTTGCGAATGGAGGGAACAGCGGGAAGCTGTGCGGCCCGCTCACTCCCGACCAGGCTCTGAGACTGTACCGATCTCAGCTGACCACCCTGGAGCAGACGGAGATCCACTCCTACCCAGACATCTACTTCGTGGGACCCAATGCCAAAAAGAGGCCGGCCGTCGCTGGAggcaacaacaactgtggcTACGATGATGAGCAGGGTGGATACATTCACGTTGCCCATGACCACCTGGCTTACCGCTACGAGTTCCTCaag ATCATCGGTAAAGGTAGCTTCGGCCAGGTGGCTAAGGTGTACGACCACAAACTGCAGCAGCACCTGGCTCTGAAAATGGTGCGCAACGAGAAGCGTTTCCACCGGCAGGCGCAGGAGGAGATCCGCATCCTGGAGCACCTGCGCAAGCAGGATCGCAACGGCACGATGAACGTCGTGCACATGCTCGAAAACTTCACCTTCCGCAACCACATCTGCATGACCTTTGAGCTGCTGAGCATGAACTTGTACGAGCTCATCAAGCGCAACAAGTTCCAGGGCTTCAGCCTGCCGCTGGTCAGGAAGTTTGCACACTCCATTTTGCAGTGCATGGAGGCCCTGAGTCGGCACCGCATCATCCACTGTGACCTGAAGCCAGAGAACATCCTGCTCAAACAGCAGGGACGCAGCGGCATCAAG GTGATTGACTTTGGCTCCAGCTGTTTTGAGCACCAGCGGGTGTACACCTACATCCAGTCTCGTTTCTATCGAGCTCCAGAGGTGATCCTCGGTTCGCGTTATGGCCTTCCAATCGACATGTGGAGCTTCGGCTGCATACTGGCCGAGCTGCTGACCGGCTACCCGCTGTTCCCCGGCGAGGACGAGGGCGACCAGCTGGCCTGTGTCATGGAGCTGCTGGGCATGCCTCCGCAGAAGGTCCTGGAGCAGGCCAAACGGGCAAAGAACTTCATCAACTCCAAGGGTCACCCTCGCTACTGCGGAGCCAACACCCTGCCCACGGGGGCCACCGTGCTCACGGGCACTCGCTCTCGCCGCGGCAAGATGAGAGGTCCCCCCGGCAGCAAGGAGTGGAGTGCCGCTCTCAAGGGCTGCGAGGACCCCACCTTTACTGACTTCATAAAGAAGTGTTTGGACTGGGACCCCTCGTCTCGTCTCACCCCTAGCCAGGCCCTCAGGCACCCTTGGCTGTATCGGCGCCTACCCAAGCCCCTACCTGGGACCGACAAGAGCCACGGTGCCACGGTGAAACGGCTCCCCGATCACCACAGCACCTCCTTCCCCTCTATCCTGGCCAAAGGGGGGCCTAGTTTAGGCGCCACAGCTGTCAACAACAAactgaggagcaacatgatggGAGACTCAGGGGAGGCCATACCTCTTCGCACGGTCCTACCCAAACTTGTctcatag